One part of the Glycine soja cultivar W05 chromosome 11, ASM419377v2, whole genome shotgun sequence genome encodes these proteins:
- the LOC114376729 gene encoding aquaporin TIP1-3-like produces the protein MPISRIAIGNPSEFGQADALKAALAEFISMLIFVFAGEGSGMAYNKLTDNGSATPAGVVAASLSHAFALFVAVSVGANISGGHVNPAVTFGAFIGGHISLLRGILYWIAQLLGSVVACLLLKFATGGLETSAFSLSPGVGAANALVFEIVMTFGLVYTVYATAVDPKKGNLGIIAPIAIGFIVGANILAGGAFDGASMNPAVSFGPAVVSGTWANHWVYWVGPLIGSAIAAIIYETFFITPNSYEHLPVTDY, from the exons ATGCCGATTTCTAGAATTGCCATTGGAAATCCTTCAGAGTTTGGCCAAGCGGATGCGCTTAAGGCTGCTCTTGCTGAGTTCATCTCAATGCTAATATTTGTCTTTGCAGGAGAAGGCTCTGGCATGGCATATA ACAAACTCACAGACAATGGTTCGGCAACACCAGCTGGGGTGGTGGCAGCATCCCTGTCTCATGCATTTGCTCTTTTTGTTGCGGTCTCTGTTGGTGCTAACATCTCAGGTGGGCATGTTAACCCTGCTGTCACATTTGGTGCCTTTATTGGTGGCCACATATCCCTCCTCAGAGGCATTCTGTACTGGATTGCTCAGTTGCTTGGTTCTGTAGTTGCTTGCTTGCTCCTTAAATTTGCCACTGGTGGATTG GAAACATCTGCGTTCTCATTGTCTCCTGGGGTGGGAGCCGCAAATGCACTTGTTTTTGAGATTGTGATGACTTTTGGTTTGGTTTACACAGTGTATGCTACTgcagtggacccaaagaaggGTAACCTTGGGATAATAGCTCCAATTGCAATTGGTTTCATTGTTGGTGCTAACATCTTGGCAGGTGGTGCCTTTGATGGTGCATCCATGAACCCAGCAGTTTCTTTTGGACCTGCTGTTGTTAGCGGGACATGGGCTAATCACTGGGTCTACTGGGTTGGCCCATTAATTGGTTCCGCTATTGCTGCCATTATATATGAGACTTTTTTCATCACCCCTAACTCTTATGAACATCTTCCTGTAACAGATTATTAG